A single region of the candidate division KSB1 bacterium genome encodes:
- a CDS encoding zinc metallopeptidase gives MRWIGRRQSTNIEDRRGQTTRRIAGGGCGTIILVLIVWLLFGGNPLELLNNLQPVGDQSSVSQYQGTAEENELAQFVGVVLGDTEDVWHELFRRQGLAYREPKLVLFSEAVQSACGYASAATGPFYCPGDEKVYIDLSFFRELQQRFEAPGDFAMAYVIAHEIGHHVQNLLGINDRVMAMRNRMSQRQFNQYLVRLELQADFLAGVWAHHAQKLHNILEEGDVEEAMNAASAVGDDRIMKRTQGYVVPDAFTHGTSEQRVRWFMKGFKTGDINQGDTFNADFL, from the coding sequence ATGCGCTGGATTGGGAGAAGGCAGAGCACCAATATTGAAGATCGGCGCGGCCAGACCACCCGTAGGATCGCTGGTGGCGGCTGTGGCACGATTATTTTGGTCCTGATCGTCTGGCTGTTGTTTGGTGGCAATCCATTAGAGCTGCTAAATAATCTGCAGCCAGTTGGAGATCAAAGTTCGGTATCGCAATATCAGGGGACAGCAGAGGAGAACGAGCTGGCTCAATTCGTCGGTGTGGTATTGGGCGACACCGAGGATGTTTGGCATGAACTGTTCCGCCGGCAGGGTCTTGCATATCGAGAGCCCAAGCTTGTCTTGTTCTCAGAAGCAGTTCAATCCGCCTGCGGTTATGCCAGTGCCGCAACTGGACCGTTCTATTGTCCAGGGGACGAGAAAGTCTACATCGATCTTTCGTTTTTCCGAGAGCTGCAACAGCGCTTTGAAGCACCTGGCGATTTTGCCATGGCCTATGTCATTGCCCATGAGATTGGACATCATGTCCAGAATTTGCTCGGCATCAATGACCGAGTCATGGCGATGCGCAACCGCATGAGTCAGCGCCAATTCAATCAGTACCTGGTTCGACTGGAATTGCAAGCAGATTTTCTGGCTGGCGTTTGGGCCCATCATGCTCAAAAATTGCATAATATTTTAGAAGAGGGCGATGTGGAAGAAGCGATGAACGCTGCAAGCGCAGTCGGAGATGATCGGATCATGAAACGAACCCAGGGTTATGTAGTCCCAGATGCGTTTACCCATGGGACATCAGAGCAACGCGTTCGATGGTTCATGAAGGGCTTCAAAACCGGAGATATCAATCAAGGCGATACTTTTAACGCGGATTTTCTGTGA
- a CDS encoding diacylglycerol kinase family lipid kinase, translating to MKILLILNPVAGKNKGIAALQRADLFLKKHDISYDLLVSEFAGHAIQLAQQVEPSKYDGIVAVGGDGTLFEVVNGLLKQHSNLAIPIGQIPVGTGNSFIRDLAIHSIEDAVAKIAAGRTKKVDVGWFRHPEGEHYFINLLGTGFVANVAHRAKKYKALGAASYVLGVFEEVALLKSLPTEIIIDGKVYHRDAIFIEICNSTKTGGNMIMAPNAKIDDGFLDIILLNKISRTKLLTIFPQIFKGTHVNESCVETFRGRQIKVASEPAQKLTPDGEVFGTTPIEVSIFPSKISMFC from the coding sequence ATGAAGATATTGCTGATTTTGAACCCGGTTGCTGGGAAAAACAAAGGCATTGCAGCGCTCCAGCGAGCAGATCTTTTTTTGAAAAAACATGATATCAGTTATGATCTTCTGGTATCGGAATTTGCGGGACACGCCATCCAATTAGCCCAACAAGTAGAACCATCCAAATACGATGGAATTGTCGCTGTCGGAGGGGACGGTACGCTGTTTGAAGTGGTGAATGGCTTGCTGAAACAGCATTCGAATCTCGCCATCCCCATCGGACAGATCCCCGTCGGTACAGGCAATTCATTTATCCGAGATTTGGCGATTCATAGCATCGAAGATGCGGTTGCGAAAATCGCCGCTGGCAGGACTAAAAAGGTCGATGTCGGATGGTTCAGACATCCAGAAGGAGAGCATTATTTCATTAATTTGCTGGGCACAGGATTTGTGGCGAATGTCGCCCATCGAGCCAAGAAGTACAAAGCGCTCGGCGCCGCAAGTTACGTTTTGGGCGTTTTTGAAGAAGTCGCACTATTGAAGTCTCTGCCGACCGAAATAATTATTGACGGCAAGGTATATCATCGAGATGCGATCTTCATTGAGATCTGCAATTCCACCAAAACTGGTGGCAATATGATCATGGCGCCCAATGCGAAGATCGATGATGGTTTTTTGGACATCATTTTGCTCAACAAAATCTCTCGGACCAAACTATTGACGATTTTTCCTCAAATCTTCAAGGGAACCCATGTGAATGAATCCTGCGTGGAAACTTTTCGAGGTCGGCAGATCAAAGTTGCCTCAGAGCCGGCACAGAAGCTGACCCCAGACGGGGAAGTGTTTGGGACGACCCCGATTGAGGTTTCTATTTTTCCAAGTAAGATCAGCATGTTTTGCTGA
- a CDS encoding 1-acyl-sn-glycerol-3-phosphate acyltransferase, producing the protein MVVSISGMKQFQLIKYLISALLWAIGAVNFFLLAIIVIAVTLIFKPRQYDRFVKWLCRAFLRSIFIKVDVIGLEKIDPQKTYLFMSNHVNIFDVFLLYGYIPNFARGVELDEHFHWPIWGKVITRFGNIPISQSRVTSALKSLEQARAALCEGTSIIILPEGHRTKDGRLLPFMRGPFLLAKKSDAPIVPTVMIGAFQIKRVNHWLIQPGTVKFVIGDVIHPETFQSLTSQQLRDLVRNKMQQLIDQYES; encoded by the coding sequence TTGGTTGTATCAATTTCTGGGATGAAGCAATTTCAACTCATAAAATACTTGATCTCAGCATTGCTTTGGGCAATTGGCGCGGTGAATTTCTTTTTATTAGCCATTATTGTGATTGCTGTAACCTTGATTTTTAAGCCTCGTCAATACGATCGCTTTGTCAAATGGCTCTGTCGGGCATTTTTGCGATCGATTTTCATCAAGGTCGATGTCATTGGCTTAGAAAAAATTGATCCCCAGAAAACCTACCTATTCATGTCCAATCATGTCAACATTTTCGACGTTTTTTTGCTCTACGGCTACATTCCAAATTTTGCCCGAGGCGTGGAACTGGATGAGCATTTCCATTGGCCCATTTGGGGCAAAGTGATCACTCGGTTCGGCAATATCCCTATTAGTCAAAGCCGGGTGACGAGCGCATTGAAGAGCCTGGAACAAGCCCGAGCCGCTCTGTGCGAAGGTACATCGATCATCATTCTACCAGAAGGACATCGCACCAAAGACGGACGATTACTGCCATTTATGCGCGGTCCGTTTCTCCTCGCCAAAAAGTCTGATGCACCGATTGTTCCCACCGTGATGATCGGCGCTTTTCAAATTAAACGCGTCAATCATTGGCTAATTCAACCAGGGACTGTAAAATTCGTCATCGGGGATGTCATTCATCCAGAGACGTTCCAATCGTTGACCAGCCAGCAGCTTCGTGATTTGGTTCGAAATAAAATGCAGCAACTCATCGATCAATATGAATCATAG
- a CDS encoding cryptochrome/photolyase family protein codes for MILRLILGDQLNPNHSWFKTVDQQVLYVMMEVRQETDYVMHHIQKVLAFFAAMRDFAKQLSDRGHRILYLKLDDPDNTQSIPQNLSRLISQYNINRFEYQLPDEYRLNQQLHDFCDSLTIPSKASDTEHFLSSREDVANHFRGKKSYLLESFYRMMRKRYGLLIENNQPIGGVWNFDPENRAPYDKKVPVPSPIVFRNDIRELNTLLAKSNVKTFGECGDELIWPINRKQAIEVLTFFIERCLPYFGRYQDAMNKAHWSMFHSRLSFALNTKMLHPMEVVESALEVWEQNKTKIGLPQIEAFVRQIIGWREYMRGVYWAHMPDYADQNFFGHYRHLPHYYWDGDTKMQCLRFCIGQSLRYAYAHHIQRLMITGNFALLAGIHPDEVDAWYLGVYIDAIQWVEITNTRGMSQFADAGLVATKPYISTAKYIQKMSDYCVGCFYDPNKKYGERACPFNSLYWSFYERHRDKLAHNPRIAMMYRLLDRFSAEERAKILKQANEYLNAIEEL; via the coding sequence ATGATTTTGCGTCTCATCTTGGGCGACCAGCTCAATCCCAATCACTCTTGGTTCAAAACAGTTGATCAACAGGTGCTTTATGTGATGATGGAAGTTCGACAAGAGACCGATTATGTCATGCATCATATTCAGAAGGTCCTAGCATTTTTTGCAGCCATGCGCGATTTTGCCAAGCAACTGAGTGATAGGGGCCATCGAATATTATATTTGAAATTAGATGATCCAGATAACACCCAATCGATCCCGCAGAATCTCTCTCGATTGATCTCACAATACAATATCAACCGCTTCGAATACCAATTGCCCGATGAATATCGCCTGAATCAGCAATTGCACGATTTCTGTGATTCGCTTACGATTCCCTCAAAGGCATCGGATACGGAGCACTTCCTGTCAAGTCGCGAGGACGTGGCCAATCATTTTCGCGGGAAAAAGTCTTATTTGTTGGAATCGTTTTATCGGATGATGAGGAAACGGTACGGTTTGCTGATAGAGAATAATCAACCCATTGGAGGGGTTTGGAATTTCGATCCTGAGAATCGAGCTCCATACGATAAAAAAGTGCCTGTCCCATCGCCGATTGTTTTTCGGAATGATATTCGAGAACTGAACACATTATTGGCCAAATCAAATGTTAAAACTTTTGGTGAATGCGGCGATGAACTGATCTGGCCGATTAATCGCAAACAAGCGATAGAAGTTCTGACCTTTTTCATTGAACGATGCTTGCCCTATTTCGGCCGCTATCAAGATGCGATGAACAAAGCGCACTGGTCCATGTTTCATTCCCGTTTATCATTTGCGCTGAACACCAAGATGCTGCATCCGATGGAAGTGGTGGAATCGGCGCTCGAAGTCTGGGAACAAAATAAAACTAAAATCGGCCTCCCGCAGATCGAGGCGTTTGTGCGTCAGATCATTGGGTGGCGTGAGTATATGCGCGGTGTCTACTGGGCGCATATGCCTGATTATGCAGATCAAAATTTTTTTGGGCATTATCGTCACCTGCCGCATTATTATTGGGACGGTGACACGAAAATGCAATGTCTCCGTTTTTGCATCGGACAATCGCTGCGATATGCCTATGCTCATCACATTCAACGTCTAATGATAACTGGCAACTTTGCCCTGTTGGCAGGAATTCATCCAGACGAAGTCGATGCATGGTACCTGGGAGTTTACATCGATGCAATTCAATGGGTCGAGATCACCAACACCCGAGGGATGAGCCAATTTGCAGATGCAGGCCTTGTAGCAACCAAACCATATATCTCCACTGCAAAATACATTCAAAAAATGAGCGATTATTGCGTTGGTTGCTTTTATGATCCGAATAAGAAATATGGCGAGAGAGCTTGTCCTTTCAATAGCCTTTACTGGTCATTCTATGAGCGGCATCGGGATAAACTCGCCCATAATCCTCGAATAGCCATGATGTATCGCCTGCTCGATCGTTTTTCTGCTGAGGAACGGGCCAAAATTTTGAAACAAGCGAACGAATACCTTAACGCCATTGAAGAATTGTAG
- a CDS encoding Uma2 family endonuclease, translating into MEQLAEKKYYSPEEYLALEETAEYKSEYYRGEIFALAGTSVNHNQIIVNTVSKLSNRLDEKCRAFTTDVRLWIDEKDLFTYPDIMIVCGKIEFYPGRDDTITNPLVIIEVLSESTKNYDRGEKFVFYRAIPSFKEYILIDQYTVHVEHFYIGEQGKWVLTEYDNPDDILKFTKIDFQISLREIYHRVELPTSSSS; encoded by the coding sequence ATGGAACAGCTTGCCGAAAAGAAATATTATTCTCCTGAAGAATATTTAGCCCTGGAAGAAACAGCGGAATATAAAAGTGAGTACTATCGGGGTGAAATTTTTGCCCTGGCTGGAACATCTGTCAATCATAACCAGATTATAGTGAATACGGTAAGCAAACTAAGCAACCGTTTGGATGAAAAATGTAGGGCTTTTACAACGGATGTACGACTATGGATTGACGAAAAGGACCTATTCACCTATCCCGACATCATGATTGTCTGTGGCAAAATTGAATTCTATCCTGGTCGAGATGATACTATCACCAATCCATTGGTCATTATCGAAGTCCTGTCTGAATCGACGAAAAATTATGATCGAGGGGAGAAGTTCGTTTTCTATCGAGCCATTCCTTCATTTAAAGAATATATATTGATCGATCAATACACAGTGCATGTTGAGCATTTTTACATCGGCGAGCAAGGCAAATGGGTCTTAACCGAGTATGATAATCCTGATGACATTTTGAAATTCACCAAAATCGATTTTCAAATTTCACTGCGGGAAATTTATCATCGGGTTGAATTGCCAACGTCTAGCTCATCGTAA
- a CDS encoding DUF4981 domain-containing protein has translation MDSLQFCFKIFLSVMVVSLIILNVNASATEPNDWENPQITAINTEPPHCTLMPYENTIKAIEGNRFASKYFKSLNGNWKFHWVKTPDDRPRDFYKLDFDVSQWKEIPVPSNWQMQGYDIPIYLNIPYPFENNPPFIQKHFNPVGSYRTEFEIPADWKDRQVFIHFDGVESAFYLWINGEKVGFSKDSRTPAEFNITKYLRPGKNVLAAEVYRWSDGSYLECQDFWRLSGIYRNVYLFATPNVHIRDFEVKCDLDEKYQDALLHVTAKVWNYGKEACWKPEIEVTLLDANRQPVGADVLMKGNSVYIPPGDESIMKMKAFVKNPLKWSAEIPNLYTVILTLKDKDGHILEIESCKFGFRKVEIKNGQLLVNGVPILIKGVNRHEHHPDTGHYITLESMIKDIQLMKQHNINTVRTCHYPNDPQWYELCDKYGIYLIDEANIESHGMGYDPDKTFANRPEWKKAHLDRIQRMVERDKNHPSVIIWSMGNEAGDGINFEAASDWIHHRDPSRPVHYERAQLRPHTDIYCPMYARIEHLVKYASQKQDRPLIMCEYAHAMGNSVGNLQDYWDVIEKYDHLQGASVWDWVDQGIRKKTKDGREFYAYGGDFGEEQTDRNFCCNGLVLPDRQITPKLLEVKKVYQYIKFKPIDLKNGKVEIINKYDFKDLSDVDIHWEILADGKPIDKGLLSNPRILPKESRIVTVDLSKIKPEPGVEYFLNFSARTTEAQPLVPAGYEIAYEQFQLPIEAKTVETTKTSPPKLTFSQSDQAIRVAGKDFQLVFDKTKGTISSFKFQGAELIMSGPEPNFWRAPTDNDFGNGMQKRCAVWRYAGRDRTITDVQVEQISDSEIKVSFNFDLKEAESNHRTSYTVLGSGDVIVDNHFTPGKKELPELPRFGMTMSIPKGYDRVVWYGRGPHENYWDRKTSALVGIYRSTVRELFEPYISPQENGYRTDVRWVAFLNDKGNGLLAVGLPLICFSALHYTNEDLTQQSRGTMHPTDLKERDFVFLNLDYKQMGVGGDDSWGARPHPEYTLAAQEYSYRFRLTPVMKKDDLMEVSKTQSILK, from the coding sequence ATGGATTCATTGCAATTCTGTTTCAAAATATTTCTTTCAGTTATGGTCGTTTCTCTTATTATTCTAAATGTCAACGCCTCTGCCACCGAACCAAACGACTGGGAAAATCCCCAGATCACCGCCATCAACACCGAGCCGCCACACTGCACGCTGATGCCTTATGAAAATACAATCAAAGCCATCGAAGGAAATCGCTTCGCCTCGAAATATTTCAAATCTCTCAACGGTAATTGGAAATTCCATTGGGTGAAGACGCCCGATGATCGTCCCCGAGATTTCTATAAATTAGATTTTGATGTCAGCCAGTGGAAAGAAATTCCCGTGCCCAGCAATTGGCAGATGCAGGGCTACGACATCCCGATCTATTTGAACATTCCGTACCCATTCGAAAATAATCCGCCGTTCATCCAGAAGCATTTCAATCCCGTGGGCTCGTATCGCACCGAATTTGAGATTCCTGCCGACTGGAAGGATCGCCAGGTGTTCATCCATTTCGATGGCGTGGAGTCGGCGTTCTACCTGTGGATCAATGGCGAGAAGGTCGGATTTAGCAAGGATAGCCGCACGCCTGCGGAGTTCAATATCACCAAATATCTTCGGCCTGGCAAAAATGTGCTGGCGGCCGAGGTCTATCGCTGGTCCGATGGCTCGTATCTGGAATGCCAGGATTTCTGGCGGCTGAGCGGCATTTACCGCAACGTCTATTTGTTCGCTACGCCGAACGTTCACATTCGGGATTTTGAAGTGAAATGTGATCTGGACGAAAAATATCAGGATGCCCTGCTCCACGTCACGGCGAAGGTCTGGAATTATGGCAAAGAGGCGTGTTGGAAGCCTGAGATCGAGGTGACGCTGTTGGATGCGAACCGCCAGCCCGTGGGTGCGGATGTTTTGATGAAGGGCAATAGCGTTTACATTCCACCAGGCGATGAGAGCATCATGAAAATGAAAGCCTTCGTCAAAAATCCGCTGAAATGGTCGGCGGAAATTCCGAATCTTTACACCGTGATTTTGACGCTAAAAGATAAAGATGGCCATATTCTGGAGATCGAAAGCTGTAAATTTGGCTTCCGCAAAGTGGAAATTAAAAATGGGCAACTATTGGTGAACGGCGTGCCCATCCTCATCAAAGGCGTCAATCGCCACGAGCACCATCCCGATACAGGGCATTACATTACGCTGGAATCGATGATCAAAGATATCCAATTGATGAAGCAGCACAACATCAATACGGTCCGCACCTGCCACTATCCCAACGATCCGCAGTGGTACGAGCTCTGCGACAAGTACGGGATTTATTTGATTGATGAAGCCAACATCGAATCGCACGGCATGGGCTATGATCCCGACAAGACCTTTGCCAACAGGCCTGAATGGAAGAAGGCGCACCTGGATCGCATTCAGCGCATGGTGGAGCGGGATAAAAATCATCCGTCAGTCATCATCTGGTCCATGGGCAACGAGGCGGGCGATGGCATCAATTTCGAAGCGGCCAGCGATTGGATCCACCATCGGGATCCGTCCCGACCCGTGCATTACGAGCGGGCGCAGCTCAGGCCGCACACCGATATCTATTGCCCCATGTACGCCCGCATCGAACATCTGGTCAAATACGCCAGCCAGAAGCAGGATCGGCCGCTGATTATGTGCGAGTACGCCCACGCCATGGGCAATTCGGTGGGCAATTTGCAGGACTATTGGGATGTAATCGAAAAGTACGATCATCTGCAGGGCGCTTCGGTCTGGGACTGGGTCGATCAGGGGATTCGGAAAAAAACGAAGGACGGCAGGGAATTCTATGCTTACGGCGGCGATTTCGGAGAGGAGCAGACCGATCGCAATTTCTGCTGCAACGGCTTGGTGCTGCCCGATCGCCAGATCACGCCCAAATTGTTAGAAGTGAAAAAGGTTTATCAGTACATCAAGTTCAAGCCCATTGATTTGAAGAATGGCAAGGTGGAAATTATCAATAAATACGATTTCAAAGATCTGAGCGATGTGGATATCCATTGGGAAATTCTGGCCGATGGCAAGCCGATCGATAAGGGATTGCTGTCGAATCCGAGGATTCTGCCCAAAGAGAGCCGCATTGTCACGGTCGATCTGTCAAAGATCAAGCCCGAGCCAGGCGTCGAATATTTTCTCAATTTCAGCGCCAGGACAACTGAGGCCCAGCCGTTGGTTCCCGCTGGCTATGAGATCGCTTATGAGCAATTCCAATTGCCTATCGAAGCGAAAACCGTGGAAACCACAAAAACCTCTCCGCCCAAGTTGACATTCAGCCAGTCGGATCAAGCGATCCGTGTCGCTGGCAAAGATTTCCAGCTTGTGTTTGATAAAACGAAAGGGACAATTTCCTCATTCAAATTTCAAGGTGCAGAGCTGATCATGTCTGGTCCTGAGCCGAACTTCTGGCGGGCGCCGACGGACAATGATTTCGGCAATGGGATGCAGAAGCGCTGTGCCGTCTGGCGATATGCGGGTCGGGATCGCACTATCACTGATGTTCAGGTGGAACAGATTTCTGATTCTGAAATTAAGGTTTCATTCAACTTTGATTTGAAAGAGGCCGAATCGAACCATCGAACCAGTTACACCGTTCTGGGCAGCGGTGATGTGATCGTGGACAATCATTTCACACCAGGGAAAAAGGAACTGCCCGAGCTACCCCGCTTCGGCATGACGATGTCCATTCCAAAAGGCTACGACCGAGTCGTCTGGTACGGCCGAGGTCCGCATGAAAATTATTGGGATCGCAAGACCAGCGCATTGGTTGGCATCTATCGCAGCACGGTTCGAGAGCTGTTCGAGCCGTACATCAGCCCGCAGGAGAACGGCTACCGCACCGATGTCCGCTGGGTCGCTTTTTTGAATGACAAAGGCAATGGTTTGCTCGCCGTGGGATTGCCGCTGATCTGCTTCTCCGCCCTGCATTACACCAATGAAGACCTGACTCAGCAGAGCCGTGGCACCATGCACCCAACCGACCTGAAAGAGCGGGATTTTGTGTTTCTCAATCTGGATTACAAACAGATGGGGGTCGGCGGCGATGATTCCTGGGGCGCCCGCCCGCATCCCGAATACACGTTGGCCGCGCAGGAATATTCGTATCGGTTTCGGTTGACGCCTGTGATGAAGAAGGATGATTTGATGGAAGTGAGTAAAACCCAATCGATTTTGAAATAG
- a CDS encoding glycoside hydrolase, with product MLIDHQFLKSSVPLPAALTIPTIDLTHQNHRQIIVDKESGQYLGHPTTVLLEDGKTIIAVYPKGHGRGPIVMKKSTDGGLTWSERLPVPENWATSLETPTIHRVIDPRGKKRLILFSGLYPARMAVSEDDGVSWTPLQPIGDWGGIVVMSSLVELKTGKRHYLAMFHDDGRFFRKDGVVTDTFTLYQTFSKDGGLHWSFPVAILKTTEVHLCEPGVIRSPDGKQLAALLRENRRVRNSFVIFSNDEGKTWTPPRELPASLTGDRHTGKYAPDGRLLISFRDMARESPTQGDWVAWVGTYDDIVNGREGQCRVRLMDNHYQGDCAYPGVEVLPDGTFVLTTYGHWIEGEPPFIVSVRVKLEELDQIKR from the coding sequence GTGCTTATCGATCATCAATTCTTAAAAAGTTCAGTTCCCCTGCCAGCAGCACTTACCATTCCAACAATTGATCTTACCCATCAAAACCATCGCCAAATAATCGTCGATAAAGAGTCAGGCCAATATCTCGGCCATCCGACCACGGTTTTACTGGAAGATGGAAAAACCATCATCGCTGTTTATCCCAAGGGCCATGGCCGAGGGCCGATCGTGATGAAAAAAAGCACCGATGGCGGCTTGACCTGGAGCGAGCGGCTGCCCGTGCCTGAAAATTGGGCGACGTCATTGGAAACTCCTACCATCCATCGGGTGATCGATCCACGGGGGAAGAAGCGGCTAATCCTATTTTCGGGGTTGTACCCTGCTCGAATGGCGGTTTCCGAAGACGATGGCGTGAGTTGGACGCCGCTGCAGCCAATTGGAGACTGGGGCGGGATCGTGGTCATGAGCAGCCTGGTCGAATTAAAAACTGGGAAACGACATTACCTAGCCATGTTTCACGACGATGGGCGATTTTTTCGGAAAGATGGGGTGGTGACCGATACCTTCACACTGTATCAGACGTTTTCCAAGGATGGAGGCCTTCATTGGTCGTTTCCTGTGGCGATTTTGAAAACAACCGAAGTTCATCTCTGCGAGCCTGGTGTGATCCGCTCTCCTGATGGGAAACAATTGGCTGCCCTGCTCCGAGAGAACCGCCGTGTCCGAAATTCATTTGTGATCTTTTCCAATGACGAAGGCAAAACATGGACGCCGCCTCGGGAGTTGCCCGCTTCCCTCACAGGCGATCGCCATACGGGAAAATATGCGCCCGATGGCCGATTGCTCATTTCGTTTCGGGATATGGCTCGTGAATCTCCCACCCAGGGCGATTGGGTCGCCTGGGTCGGCACGTATGACGATATTGTGAACGGCCGAGAAGGCCAATGCCGAGTGCGGCTGATGGATAATCATTACCAAGGGGATTGCGCCTATCCTGGGGTCGAAGTGCTGCCCGATGGGACGTTTGTGCTGACGACTTATGGCCATTGGATCGAGGGGGAGCCGCCGTTTATTGTGAGTGTGAGGGTGAAGCTGGAGGAGTTGGATCAAATCAAGCGTTAG